From a region of the Lentilactobacillus curieae genome:
- the brnQ gene encoding branched-chain amino acid transport system II carrier protein — MEKLQDLNTKPLTKKQYFVVSSMLFGLFFGAGNLIFPIHLGQLAGSHWVSATVGFLVTAVVLPLLSVLAVSVTRSEGVYDIGKPLGPVFALTFMILIHATIGPLFGTPRTATVPFSVGVQPLLPQSFAQVGLFLFSALFFGAAFLVSFRESNVMSSVGKVLNPVFLVLLFSVFLLGFLSPMGKASQQAVTSAYQHQSFFNGFLQGYNTMDALAGLAFGVTVVTAVKQLGKTRPSSNAKVTAKAGVFATAAIGAIYVVLVWLGSTTLAHFKPSADGGVAFNQLVSYYLGGFGHALLATLLTVTCLTTAVGLVAAFAQDFHHHFPKVSYRAWLAMMCAASFLTANFGLDTIIAWSTPMLMFLYPFAMVLILLSVTSPLFDRDPVVYALVVGFTTVPALLDMVAAFPPVVSQSAFGQALTSFQQHVLPFASLGMDWVVPAVLGAVLGLGYHFLRPVLGRQRVASSEKE; from the coding sequence ATGGAAAAATTACAGGACTTAAATACTAAGCCGTTAACTAAAAAACAATATTTTGTCGTCAGTTCGATGTTATTTGGACTCTTTTTTGGAGCCGGAAATTTAATTTTCCCAATTCATTTGGGCCAATTGGCTGGATCTCATTGGGTGAGTGCCACAGTTGGTTTTTTGGTAACTGCAGTTGTTTTGCCATTACTTTCAGTTCTTGCAGTTAGTGTAACGCGTTCAGAAGGGGTTTATGATATTGGAAAACCCTTAGGGCCAGTGTTTGCACTGACGTTTATGATTCTTATTCACGCAACCATTGGACCACTCTTTGGGACTCCAAGAACAGCGACAGTACCTTTCAGTGTTGGAGTTCAACCATTACTACCACAATCATTTGCCCAGGTTGGACTGTTTTTATTTTCAGCTTTATTCTTCGGGGCTGCTTTCCTAGTTTCATTTAGAGAATCAAACGTTATGAGTAGTGTTGGGAAAGTGCTTAACCCAGTCTTTTTAGTGCTATTATTTAGTGTATTTTTGTTAGGGTTCTTAAGCCCAATGGGAAAGGCTTCTCAACAGGCTGTCACTTCTGCATATCAACATCAATCTTTCTTCAACGGATTTTTACAAGGATATAACACAATGGATGCGTTAGCTGGATTAGCATTTGGGGTTACCGTAGTTACTGCAGTTAAGCAACTTGGAAAAACTCGTCCAAGCTCTAACGCAAAGGTGACTGCTAAGGCTGGAGTTTTTGCTACTGCTGCCATTGGCGCCATCTACGTTGTTTTGGTTTGGTTAGGTTCAACCACGTTAGCACACTTTAAACCATCCGCAGATGGTGGAGTTGCTTTTAACCAATTAGTTTCTTATTACTTAGGTGGTTTTGGCCACGCGCTATTGGCTACATTGCTAACGGTGACTTGTTTAACGACAGCCGTTGGCCTTGTTGCTGCATTTGCACAAGACTTTCATCATCATTTTCCAAAGGTTAGTTACCGTGCATGGTTGGCAATGATGTGTGCCGCCTCATTCTTAACTGCAAACTTTGGCTTGGATACAATCATTGCTTGGTCTACTCCAATGCTAATGTTCTTATATCCATTTGCTATGGTTTTGATCTTACTTTCGGTAACATCTCCATTATTCGACCGTGATCCAGTAGTTTATGCACTAGTAGTTGGTTTCACAACTGTTCCTGCATTATTGGATATGGTTGCAGCATTCCCACCAGTTGTTAGCCAAAGTGCATTTGGACAAGCATTAACTAGTTTCCAACAACACGTATTGCCGTTTGCAAGTTTAGGGATGGATTGGGTTGTCCCTGCTGTCCTTGGTGCTGTATTAGGGCTCGGGTATCACTTCTTAAGACCAGTTCTAGGAAGACAACGTGTTGCTTCATCAGAAAAAGAATAA
- a CDS encoding sugar porter family MFS transporter, which yields MEEVVTKEKKISSAFIYFFGSFGGILFGYDIGVMTGALPFLQVDWGLQNSAGITGWITSAVMFGAIFGGAIAGQLSDKLGRRKMILLSAIVFMIGSLLSGLAPHDGSIYLIVVRVFLGTAVGASSALVPAYMSEMAPAKLRGQLTGLNQTMIVSGMLISYVVDFLLKDLPEELAWRLMLGLAAVPALILFAGVLKLPESPRFLVKNNREDDARKVLGYIRPSADAADQEINEIKKAAVDEKQAAATTNWGSLFTKKYRFLVIAGIGVAAFQQFQGANAIFYYIPLIIEKATGKAASSALMWPIVQGVILVIGSLVFIAIADKFKRRTLLTLGGAVMGISFLMPALLKFIVPGTHPMLIVVFLSIFVAFYSFTWAPLTWVIVGEMFPLAVRGRASGLASSLNWVGSWLVGLLFPIMTASMNQEVVFSIFGIICLLGVLFIRTRVPETRGHTLEDIEKQGLNK from the coding sequence ATGGAAGAAGTCGTTACTAAAGAAAAGAAGATTTCAAGCGCGTTTATTTATTTCTTCGGATCTTTTGGTGGAATACTGTTTGGTTACGATATTGGAGTTATGACTGGTGCATTACCATTTCTTCAAGTTGACTGGGGTCTACAAAATAGTGCTGGAATTACTGGTTGGATTACTTCAGCTGTTATGTTTGGTGCAATATTTGGCGGCGCCATTGCGGGTCAGCTATCCGATAAACTTGGTCGTAGAAAGATGATTTTGCTTTCAGCCATTGTTTTCATGATTGGTTCACTATTGTCTGGCCTTGCTCCCCATGATGGTTCAATCTACTTGATCGTGGTCAGAGTATTCCTTGGAACTGCTGTTGGTGCTTCATCCGCACTGGTTCCTGCGTACATGTCGGAGATGGCTCCGGCTAAGCTAAGGGGACAGCTAACGGGACTGAACCAAACAATGATTGTATCAGGAATGTTGATATCATATGTTGTTGACTTCTTACTTAAAGATTTGCCTGAAGAATTAGCATGGAGACTGATGCTTGGGTTGGCTGCTGTTCCCGCATTAATTTTATTTGCAGGAGTTTTAAAGTTGCCAGAATCACCACGTTTCCTAGTTAAAAACAATCGTGAAGATGACGCTAGAAAAGTTCTTGGTTATATCCGTCCGAGCGCAGATGCTGCTGATCAAGAAATCAATGAAATTAAAAAAGCGGCTGTTGATGAAAAACAAGCTGCAGCCACAACAAATTGGGGATCACTATTTACTAAGAAGTACCGGTTTTTAGTAATTGCCGGTATTGGGGTTGCTGCTTTCCAACAATTTCAGGGAGCTAATGCGATTTTTTACTACATTCCTCTGATTATCGAAAAGGCTACGGGTAAAGCTGCTAGCTCAGCACTAATGTGGCCAATTGTTCAGGGAGTTATTTTGGTAATTGGTTCGTTGGTATTCATTGCAATTGCTGATAAATTTAAGCGGAGAACATTGTTAACTCTTGGTGGAGCAGTGATGGGGATTTCATTTTTGATGCCTGCTTTACTTAAGTTTATTGTTCCCGGAACTCATCCAATGTTAATTGTGGTATTCCTTTCAATTTTCGTTGCCTTTTATTCATTTACTTGGGCCCCATTAACTTGGGTTATAGTTGGGGAAATGTTTCCACTTGCAGTTCGTGGTCGGGCATCAGGTTTAGCATCATCACTCAACTGGGTTGGATCATGGCTAGTTGGATTGCTATTCCCAATTATGACTGCTTCAATGAATCAGGAAGTAGTGTTCTCAATTTTTGGAATCATTTGCCTACTGGGAGTGCTCTTCATTAGAACTCGGGTTCCAGAAACCAGAGGTCATACGCTTGAAGACATTGAAAAACAAGGTTTAAACAAATAA
- a CDS encoding DUF421 domain-containing protein — MFTYSDIVVKLIVGFLFISVLINLTGKGNLAPTSAMDQLQNYVLGGIIGGVLYNPAITLAEFITVLLLWSLLILGTRYLKTHIHWFGKFIEGEPITIVRNGEILVENCLKANLSAKDVDFKLRTAGVYDVEDVKRAILEQNGSLTVLRRGDGSIRYPVVVDGQLDPDVLEVMEESEDWLYDKLGISGPEELKTIFMATYRHGKMMVVKYE; from the coding sequence ATGTTTACGTACTCAGATATAGTCGTAAAACTAATCGTAGGTTTCTTATTTATATCGGTATTAATCAACTTAACAGGAAAAGGGAACTTGGCACCCACTTCAGCAATGGACCAGCTACAGAACTATGTTCTTGGTGGAATTATTGGTGGGGTGCTGTACAATCCAGCGATTACTTTGGCGGAATTTATTACGGTATTGCTGTTATGGTCACTGCTAATTTTGGGAACTAGGTATTTAAAAACCCATATTCATTGGTTCGGAAAATTTATTGAAGGTGAACCGATTACGATTGTGAGAAATGGAGAAATCTTAGTCGAAAATTGTTTAAAAGCTAACTTATCTGCGAAAGATGTAGATTTTAAACTTCGAACGGCTGGTGTTTATGATGTAGAAGATGTTAAGCGAGCAATTTTGGAACAAAATGGGAGTTTAACCGTTCTGAGGCGCGGTGATGGAAGTATCCGCTACCCCGTAGTAGTTGATGGCCAGTTAGATCCTGATGTGTTAGAAGTAATGGAAGAGAGCGAAGATTGGCTCTATGATAAATTAGGAATTTCTGGACCAGAAGAGCTGAAAACAATCTTTATGGCAACGTACCGGCATGGAAAAATGATGGTGGTTAAATACGAATGA
- a CDS encoding M48 family metalloprotease: METISKQVSQNRRRTWFVLVAFLVVVSVIGFLIGCIFASRQEVFDLNVALYTMAGFLVAAVIYAFFTYMGVTNILMRGSNAVKIQESDDQQLFNIVTDLSMAANIPVPDIYMINEDAPNAFATGRDPKHAAVAVTKGLRLMMNREELEGVIAHEISHIKNYDIRVSSITVALTTFIAGAGTVLIIAGAGLMRNASWMSFGSRDSDDNKSGLAFVMGMIAFGVIIWIGGWIIRIIGVPIAQVLQFAVSRERESLADVSGVNLTRDPQGLINALEVLKNDSTPMKKADASSAALYINEPIKKNGKTPFILKMFDTHPPLDERIDRLKRLMGEDNYKE; this comes from the coding sequence ATGGAAACTATTAGCAAGCAGGTTTCTCAAAATAGAAGACGAACTTGGTTTGTTCTGGTTGCCTTTCTCGTGGTTGTTTCCGTTATTGGTTTTCTGATTGGGTGCATCTTTGCGTCTCGCCAAGAGGTGTTTGATTTAAATGTCGCATTGTACACAATGGCCGGTTTTTTGGTTGCGGCTGTTATATATGCATTCTTCACGTATATGGGAGTAACAAATATTTTAATGCGTGGGAGTAATGCGGTTAAAATCCAAGAGTCTGATGATCAGCAACTATTTAATATCGTGACTGACCTTTCGATGGCTGCGAATATTCCTGTTCCGGATATTTACATGATCAACGAAGACGCACCTAATGCGTTCGCAACCGGGCGCGACCCTAAGCACGCAGCAGTTGCGGTGACTAAAGGGTTACGTTTAATGATGAACCGTGAGGAACTCGAAGGGGTAATTGCCCATGAAATCTCACATATTAAAAACTACGATATTAGGGTGTCATCAATTACTGTTGCCTTAACAACTTTTATTGCAGGCGCAGGGACAGTTCTAATTATTGCTGGTGCTGGACTAATGAGAAATGCCAGTTGGATGAGCTTTGGTAGTCGTGATAGTGATGATAATAAGAGCGGATTGGCCTTCGTGATGGGAATGATTGCGTTTGGGGTAATCATCTGGATTGGTGGCTGGATTATCAGGATCATTGGTGTTCCAATCGCGCAAGTCCTCCAGTTTGCCGTTTCTCGGGAACGTGAATCACTAGCAGACGTTTCTGGGGTTAATTTAACCAGAGATCCACAAGGATTAATTAACGCCTTAGAAGTACTTAAAAATGATTCCACTCCTATGAAAAAGGCAGACGCTTCGAGTGCAGCTTTATATATCAATGAACCAATTAAAAAGAATGGAAAGACTCCATTTATTCTAAAAATGTTTGACACGCATCCGCCTCTGGATGAACGAATTGATCGTTTAAAACGATTGATGGGTGAAGATAATTATAAAGAATAA
- a CDS encoding GH25 family lysozyme: MKHNSLIKIGVSFAAVAGIALFSNQAKAALYPSSTNPRTDMLDVSSWQANLSASDYQNLANNGVKAVTIKASEGTGYINPYLSQQVQYAQNAGLSINFYHFVHFTSQSAAKQEAQNFITAVQQVTDSKNVVMVADFESSELGGLSKAANNANLAAFDQTLNQAGYNKTDLYTMSSWLGSKIDTNDQNKGWIANWPGTPTGNKYPDANAWQWASDYRFPGENLNLDISQLNNDFYLGSAGTSSNHTSSDTNDSSSSTNSDSSSSSTTDNSNSDSSTGTDGTAVIVPGPPASKSQYSATRSKSVKLIWRKSMGRYAFHTLKGARYSKHMGIRYGYNEDLPNVTWYTDAHQKLYKKNTGHYAIYYHVRSHDNAHGGWIWRGYLTRGINPNQN; encoded by the coding sequence ATGAAGCATAATTCATTAATCAAAATTGGGGTTTCTTTTGCTGCGGTCGCAGGGATTGCCCTATTTTCAAATCAAGCTAAGGCCGCTCTTTATCCATCAAGCACAAATCCAAGGACTGACATGTTAGACGTTTCTAGCTGGCAGGCAAACCTTAGTGCTAGTGATTATCAAAATTTAGCAAATAATGGCGTTAAAGCCGTAACCATTAAGGCATCTGAAGGTACGGGTTACATTAACCCTTACCTTTCACAACAAGTCCAATATGCTCAAAATGCTGGCTTAAGTATTAATTTTTATCACTTCGTTCACTTCACATCACAATCTGCTGCAAAACAAGAAGCCCAGAACTTCATTACAGCTGTTCAACAAGTGACTGATAGTAAAAATGTTGTCATGGTCGCAGATTTTGAATCATCTGAATTGGGTGGACTATCAAAAGCTGCCAATAACGCAAACCTAGCAGCATTTGACCAAACGCTTAATCAAGCTGGTTACAACAAAACCGACCTCTACACAATGTCTAGCTGGTTAGGCTCAAAAATCGACACCAACGATCAAAATAAGGGCTGGATTGCCAACTGGCCAGGAACTCCAACTGGAAATAAGTACCCAGATGCCAATGCTTGGCAATGGGCAAGTGATTACCGATTCCCAGGCGAAAACCTTAATCTAGATATTAGTCAACTAAACAACGACTTCTATCTTGGATCTGCAGGAACTTCAAGCAACCACACATCCTCAGATACTAATGATTCTAGTTCAAGTACTAATTCTGATTCTTCATCAAGTAGCACGACAGATAATTCAAACTCTGACAGTTCTACTGGTACTGATGGAACAGCAGTAATTGTTCCTGGACCTCCAGCATCAAAGAGCCAATATTCAGCAACAAGATCCAAATCTGTTAAACTAATTTGGCGTAAGTCGATGGGTAGATATGCGTTCCATACTCTTAAGGGTGCTCGTTATTCTAAACATATGGGAATTCGCTATGGATATAACGAAGACTTGCCAAACGTAACTTGGTACACAGATGCCCATCAAAAACTGTATAAGAAGAATACTGGCCATTACGCAATTTACTATCACGTTAGAAGTCATGACAATGCACATGGTGGTTGGATTTGGAGAGGCTACCTTACTAGAGGTATTAACCCAAACCAAAACTAA
- a CDS encoding aldo/keto reductase, with the protein MTSKIPFISLNDGVKMPAIGLGTYQMRGGDGVNHILAAIKDGYVGIDTATNYDNEGVVGRAIKRSGVNRADLFVTSKLPGKYHRYEDATMAIQESIYRLGLDYLDLFLIHWPLPKRDHYVEAFQAMIDAQKRGLIRSIGVSNFEPEHLDRLKSETGVMPSVNQIEVHPYWNNERMLEADNQRGVVTEAWSPLGRGSAALKEPVIQKIADKYGKNVGQVILRWHEQRGIIPIPKSANLKHQSLNLETFDFQLTDDEMAAINSLSKSDGRVDGQDPNEYEEFE; encoded by the coding sequence ATGACAAGCAAAATTCCATTTATTTCTCTCAATGATGGTGTTAAGATGCCGGCGATTGGGCTAGGAACGTATCAGATGCGTGGCGGGGATGGTGTTAACCATATTCTTGCTGCTATTAAGGATGGCTATGTTGGAATTGATACAGCCACAAACTATGATAATGAAGGAGTAGTTGGCCGTGCAATCAAGCGCTCAGGCGTTAACCGTGCCGATCTGTTTGTCACTTCAAAGCTACCCGGAAAGTATCATAGGTACGAAGACGCAACAATGGCAATTCAAGAATCGATTTATCGGCTAGGATTAGATTATTTAGACCTATTCTTGATTCATTGGCCACTACCTAAGCGTGACCATTATGTAGAAGCGTTTCAAGCGATGATTGATGCTCAAAAACGAGGTCTGATTCGCTCAATAGGGGTTTCTAATTTTGAGCCGGAGCATTTGGATAGGTTAAAATCGGAAACTGGTGTGATGCCATCGGTTAACCAAATTGAAGTTCATCCGTACTGGAATAACGAACGAATGCTTGAGGCAGACAATCAGCGAGGTGTAGTAACAGAAGCATGGAGTCCACTAGGGCGTGGTAGCGCTGCACTGAAGGAACCAGTTATTCAAAAGATTGCTGACAAGTATGGTAAGAATGTAGGGCAAGTTATCCTGCGGTGGCACGAACAACGAGGTATCATTCCAATTCCTAAGTCGGCTAATTTAAAACATCAAAGCCTTAACCTTGAAACATTTGATTTCCAGCTTACTGATGATGAAATGGCTGCTATCAACAGTTTAAGTAAGAGCGACGGACGGGTTGATGGTCAGGATCCAAATGAGTATGAAGAATTTGAATAA
- a CDS encoding DUF1801 domain-containing protein: MPKKPSVRNFNEYVSISAPGAQPLLIGLRNQILSETESVSETISWSQPFFVLPDKKISTSAYKDHVSLQTSLDLTDSITSQAKAAGYTTGQKRLNIKFDQELPTQIISEIIKQSANP; encoded by the coding sequence ATGCCTAAAAAGCCATCTGTACGCAATTTTAATGAATATGTTAGCATCTCCGCACCTGGCGCTCAGCCACTCTTAATTGGATTACGAAACCAAATACTTAGTGAAACTGAATCCGTTTCCGAAACGATTTCCTGGTCCCAACCATTCTTTGTTTTACCTGATAAAAAAATAAGCACCTCCGCTTATAAAGATCACGTCAGTCTTCAAACTTCACTGGATTTGACTGACTCAATTACATCCCAAGCAAAGGCTGCTGGCTATACAACTGGGCAAAAACGACTCAACATAAAGTTCGACCAAGAATTGCCTACACAAATCATTAGCGAAATTATCAAGCAATCTGCAAATCCTTAA
- a CDS encoding LemA family protein → MLIAIIVIVVLVVLAVVMMYNGLVRQRNLVDEAESQIDVQLQRRADLLPNLLETVKGYAAHEKETLAKVTEMRTQISDPNASLGDKVKADNQLTDTLNHLFAVSENYPDLKANQNFMSLQEELANTENKISFSRQNYNANVMELNNKLQSFPSNLVAKLGNFKQKEFLQVPESAKEVPQMKF, encoded by the coding sequence ATGTTAATTGCGATAATTGTGATTGTCGTGCTAGTAGTGTTAGCAGTCGTTATGATGTATAACGGACTAGTTCGCCAAAGAAACTTAGTCGATGAGGCTGAAAGTCAAATTGATGTTCAGCTTCAACGACGGGCTGACTTATTACCCAACTTGCTGGAAACGGTTAAGGGATATGCTGCTCATGAAAAGGAAACTCTAGCAAAGGTTACTGAAATGAGAACCCAAATTTCAGATCCAAATGCAAGTTTGGGCGACAAGGTCAAGGCTGATAACCAGCTGACTGATACACTGAACCATTTGTTCGCTGTTTCAGAAAACTATCCTGACTTAAAGGCAAACCAAAACTTTATGAGCCTTCAAGAAGAGCTGGCCAACACTGAAAATAAGATTTCATTCTCTCGTCAAAATTACAACGCTAACGTAATGGAATTGAATAACAAACTTCAATCATTCCCTAGCAATCTTGTGGCTAAATTAGGTAACTTTAAGCAAAAAGAATTCTTGCAAGTTCCTGAATCAGCAAAAGAAGTCCCACAAATGAAATTTTAA
- a CDS encoding 2-hydroxyacid dehydrogenase family protein, translated as MTKVLIAGRIPEHALNILKNANLEVSVFDDSERLITKDELMKLIPDKDFLITPLSTPVDSETIDAGKNLKLIANFGAGFNNIDTDYAKQKGIPVTNTPKVSTVSTAEVTCGLIIGLAHRMMEGDHLMRTEGFSGWAPLFFLGTELKGKTLGIIGMGQIGQAVAKRMHAFDMNIIYTQRHQLDSETENKLGAKFVTQDDLIKQADVISIHRPATPDAHHMIDAEQFKQMKNSAVLINAARGPLINEAALLSALKNKDIAGAALDVYENEPEVDDGFKLLNNVVLTPHIGNATTEARNAMAEIVANNTVKVANGDKPLYVVNGVK; from the coding sequence ATGACTAAAGTACTGATTGCAGGAAGAATTCCAGAACACGCACTTAATATATTAAAGAACGCAAACCTAGAAGTTTCTGTTTTTGATGACAGCGAGAGGCTCATAACCAAAGACGAATTAATGAAACTTATCCCAGATAAAGATTTTTTGATAACCCCACTGTCAACACCAGTCGACTCAGAAACAATCGATGCCGGAAAAAATCTAAAATTGATTGCTAACTTCGGTGCTGGATTCAATAATATTGATACAGATTATGCCAAACAAAAAGGAATTCCCGTTACCAACACACCTAAAGTCTCTACAGTTTCAACTGCAGAAGTAACATGTGGACTGATCATCGGCCTTGCTCACCGGATGATGGAAGGTGACCACCTAATGAGAACTGAGGGCTTTAGTGGTTGGGCTCCTTTGTTCTTCCTTGGAACTGAATTAAAGGGGAAAACATTGGGAATTATTGGAATGGGACAAATTGGTCAAGCCGTTGCCAAGAGGATGCATGCATTTGACATGAATATTATCTACACTCAACGCCACCAACTAGATTCGGAAACTGAAAACAAACTTGGAGCAAAGTTTGTCACCCAAGATGACCTTATCAAACAAGCCGATGTTATCTCGATTCATCGACCAGCTACTCCCGATGCCCATCACATGATTGACGCCGAACAATTCAAACAAATGAAGAATTCAGCTGTTTTGATCAATGCAGCCCGGGGACCATTAATCAACGAAGCTGCTTTGTTGTCTGCATTAAAAAACAAAGATATTGCCGGAGCCGCACTTGATGTTTATGAAAATGAACCAGAGGTTGATGACGGATTTAAGCTGCTTAACAATGTTGTTCTCACTCCACATATTGGTAATGCAACCACAGAAGCCAGAAATGCCATGGCAGAAATAGTCGCAAACAACACGGTCAAGGTTGCCAATGGTGATAAGCCACTTTACGTTGTAAATGGCGTCAAATAA
- a CDS encoding 5'-nucleotidase, lipoprotein e(P4) family — protein sequence MKTKFLLLLAVGLGLGVFSQDVNLVPTTDNGQTVAQAAKKVKKVKKAKKVKRTKKTTATKENGNSTKYANQATDELTMAVAWYQTSSEAKALYYQGYQTATNNLKQALTKHSDKKLAVVLDIDETVLDNSPTEGTQIIQHVGYPTGWHDWVLSAQAKAVPGAREFLNYADHNGVDIYYVSDRDANTELSATEENLRNQGLPQANPDHIILKTPSMTSKQTRRDEIEKTHNVVMYVGDNLTDFNDPSESTVDGRNADVEQNKDKFGTQYIILPNPMYGGWESALYAGHGTLTAKDKINLRKQHITYFDYKTKTLKQVKVANIK from the coding sequence ATGAAGACTAAGTTTTTGTTGTTACTTGCTGTTGGTTTAGGCCTTGGGGTATTTAGTCAAGATGTTAACCTTGTGCCAACGACTGATAATGGTCAAACCGTAGCTCAAGCAGCTAAGAAGGTTAAGAAAGTTAAGAAAGCCAAGAAGGTAAAGCGGACTAAGAAGACAACAGCTACAAAAGAAAATGGTAATTCAACGAAGTATGCGAACCAAGCTACTGATGAACTAACAATGGCTGTTGCCTGGTATCAAACTTCTTCCGAAGCCAAGGCACTTTATTATCAAGGCTACCAAACGGCTACCAACAACCTGAAACAGGCACTTACTAAGCATTCAGATAAGAAGCTTGCAGTAGTGCTTGATATTGATGAAACCGTTTTGGATAATTCACCAACAGAAGGAACCCAAATCATTCAACACGTTGGGTATCCAACTGGCTGGCATGATTGGGTTCTTAGTGCCCAAGCTAAGGCTGTTCCAGGTGCACGCGAATTCTTAAACTATGCAGATCATAATGGAGTAGATATCTATTATGTATCTGATCGTGATGCGAATACTGAATTAAGTGCAACTGAAGAAAACTTACGTAACCAAGGCTTGCCACAAGCAAACCCAGATCACATTATTTTAAAAACGCCTTCTATGACTAGTAAGCAAACTAGAAGAGATGAGATTGAAAAGACCCACAATGTTGTAATGTATGTTGGGGATAACCTAACTGATTTTAACGATCCTTCGGAAAGCACAGTTGATGGTAGAAATGCTGATGTTGAACAGAATAAAGATAAGTTTGGTACTCAATACATTATTCTTCCAAACCCAATGTACGGTGGTTGGGAATCAGCTTTATACGCCGGTCACGGAACTTTAACTGCTAAGGATAAAATCAACCTTCGTAAGCAACACATTACGTATTTTGATTATAAGACTAAAACATTGAAGCAAGTTAAGGTAGCTAACATTAAGTAG
- a CDS encoding DUF3290 domain-containing protein: MNFYSYEYLVSNQDTRQLIKIIVIVVLVIAVSAFFFMYLKNRFEIKYKDLGIIFATALLLVLAMQYNDYSNLLNSQKQTGQITQTVKQTAKELKIKPSQVAVNSTNQTDGLIVDTPKGFFRIDFSSDGTSFVLEKIELHDPKIKIIRG; encoded by the coding sequence ATGAACTTTTACTCATATGAATACTTAGTTTCAAATCAGGATACACGGCAGCTCATAAAAATTATTGTGATTGTTGTGTTAGTGATTGCAGTTAGTGCATTCTTTTTTATGTATTTAAAAAATAGATTTGAAATTAAGTACAAAGATTTAGGAATTATTTTTGCAACGGCACTGTTGTTAGTACTTGCAATGCAGTATAACGATTATAGCAATTTGTTAAATTCTCAAAAACAAACTGGGCAAATAACGCAAACCGTAAAGCAAACCGCAAAGGAGCTTAAAATCAAACCTTCTCAGGTGGCGGTAAATTCAACAAATCAAACTGATGGTCTAATTGTTGATACGCCAAAGGGATTTTTTAGAATTGATTTTAGTTCAGATGGGACAAGTTTTGTGCTAGAAAAAATTGAATTACACGATCCAAAAATCAAGATAATTAGGGGGTAG